TTGGAtatttattattactattttAACGGCTATCAAGATTTGATATCTTGTAACAACAACAACCCAACGTTTCCGATTGATTTACCCGGACTTCCATCGTTAATTATCGCTGATTTGCCGTCCTTTATGAAGTCATCCTGCCCCAAGGAAGAGGATTATGTTCTACCTTTTATGAAAGAACATATTGATGCACTCAAGATATCTCCAAGAATACTTGTGAACACTTTTGATGAGCTTGAAATGGAACCCCTCAGAGCAATTGAAAACCTTGTGATGCTTCCGGTTGGACCCCTAGTTCCATCGAACAATTCATTCAGTTGTGATTTGTTTGAAAAACCAAAGGAAGATTATATAAATTGGCTAAACACGCAACCAAAATCATCAGTCGTGTATGTTTCATTTGGAAGCATGGCGACTTTGTCACTTGATCAGGCCCAAGTTGAAGAGATGgcatctgggttggttgaaagtGGCCGACCGTTTTTATGGGTGATTAGAGACAGTGACCAAGTGGGGAAGTTGAGCAATATAGAGGTTCTTAAGAAGCAGGGGATGATAGTGAGTTGGTGTTCTCAAGTGGAGGTATTAAACCACCAAGCAGTAGGGTGTTTTCTGATGCATGGCGGGTGGAATTCTACGGTGGAGGCATTGGCGGCTGGTGTTCCAATTGTTGCATTTCCATTGTGGGCTGATCAGTGGACCAACGCGAAGATGATTGCGGATGTTTGGAAAGCAGGTGTTAAGGTGAAACAGAGGGATGGAGATGGAATGGTGGAAGGGAAGGAGATTAAGAGGTGTGTGGAAATGGTGATCGAAGATGGAGAGATGAGGAGAAATGCTAAGAAATGGAGGGAGCTGGCAAGACAAGCTCTGAGTAATGGCGGATCATCTGCCATCAATCTCCAAGCTTTTGTCGATGATGTTTGAAATAAGATATCAATTTATAAGAATTGTCAAGCTGAACATGTCAAGAAAGGGTTTTGGAGCTGAGAGTCTCGGGAGCGACCTCTCTATCTTTTGGGATAGAGGAAAGGTTTTATGAGTGGGATtttattgtgtttgtttgtttgtttagtcaTGACAAAATGTACGGCGAGAATTGTTTGTATCACTTTACTTTTTCAAAGGTTAATGTGGTCATAATATGAATATGGCATTAATTCTTTCTCAACTAAATTTTCTTATATTGACATAAAAAATTGAATCAtaagtgcaaaaaaaaaaaaaaaaataggaaaaaTCACCACTGAAATGTGTACTTTTCATGAAAATTTTTAGAACTCTAGAAGTCATATCCCTTTAACGGTGCTATCAAGAAGACTGATCAAAGAATACTTGAAGATTTACATCATTTGTGAATATTACATTCATTCCAGAACCAACTTCACTGTTGTAAAAGATGAAGGGTTCAACTCAGGGGCGGATCTAGGCCACTTTTGTGGGTTCCCAGGAACTCATTCAGTTTGGAAAAAATGGAGAAAATTAGTGAGAACCTcttatgatttggaaaaaaaaatagtAAGAATTCGTGAGAATCTATCAAAGGGAACCCAGTGAAAAAAGTTATTAGATCCGCCACGGGTTCAACTTCGCTAGTAAGAACTGCACGTGATATATTAATATTAGCATATGACAACTCATCGGTTAAGTGCAGAACAAGaagaaaactgaaaaaaaaactgGATACAGATAGTAATTTTGGCCCATTTACTTGAAAATTCCGATTCTAGCTATGTGTAGCAGGTGAAACAGGTTAAATAAAATAACTACTAAAAAGGCcgttaaaaaaacagaaaaaaaaaaaaagaactgcTAAAAATAAACGGGTTTTAAGGCGCCTAAAGTCATTTTGACTGTTACCAGAATTTTACTGTCCCCTTTAAccaaaaggaaaagaaaaagaaaagaaaaaggagcCCAAAGTCTTTTTAATCCTTTGCCAGAAATGGGTTGAAAGAGCCCAAATCCATTTCGACtaaaataagtaaaataaaagtaCAGCTAAAAGGAAACGGTTGAAAGAAGCCCAAAGTCAATTTGACCTGTCACTAGAAACGGGTTGAAAGGAGTCCAAAatcattttgacccattaccaAAAACGGGTTGAAAGGAGCCCAAAGTCATTTTGACCTGTCACTAGAAACGGGTTGAAAGGAGTCCAAAatcattttgacccattaccaAAAACGGGGTGAAAGGAGCCCAAAGTCATTTTGACCAGTCACAAGAAACAGGTTCAAAGGAGCCCAAAGCTATTTTGACCCGCTACCAGAAATGGGTTGAGAGGAACACAAAGTAATTTTGAACAGTTAATGCGTGTCCCAACCCACCTGATTCACCCACTGTTAATGCTTACCCAACCCATATCAGTATATCACACACCACCAATTTGAGACAGGAAACCGGTTACATATGATCAACTCAGCATCCTCTTGTGGAGCTTGCAATAACTGTGTAAACGCCTAGAAAAGAATGGAAACGGATAAAATAATCAAGCCGTATAAATTTTTTTGACGCTGATGAATTAAACCTGGTGACTGGTTGATCCTGATAACCGCTTTTCCTTCACTGAGCTATATTCAATCCTTGGAAAATAACAACACTGAAGTATAAATCTAGCATAAGGATTATATAAGCTGAAATGGATGCTACATCAAGCACTGGCAATGGATTGCATTTGTTATGCTCTCCTGGTTAAGTATCTGCGAAAATAGGCAGTCTTGTCTGTCGTCTGGACTATTATTGAATACctattaaatttataaaaaaaaaatctttaataTGAAATTAAGCGTTGATTAAATCTTGTGTCACTGTTTATATATATTAGTGCAGTGGGGGTGGTCCGTGATGGGCCATTGTTCACGCGTGGAAGCATGCAACTTACCACCGCCACCTACAAAGTCCACGAGTGATGGAATGTTCAGCGTGATAAATTCAACGAGTGATGGGGTGTGAGTGATAAatggatgtgagggggtgtgagggtttattgttgggtgttgtgagtgatgaccattaccactaaaaaaggttgtgaggatggaaaaatggttgatgacatggcggaacttgattggatgttgtaagtgatgagtgagtgatgagtgatgaccacccccaccctCCTTATGGTTACCTATTCTTGATCTTTTTCCCGATTTAAATTGTTAACTTTTATGAAATATGTGCAAATTACATGACCAACATTCAACAAATCACTTAAAGTTATAAGGTCATGGGATGTACCCATCATAAACTATTGTATAACTGATATTTAAATGGCATCACATATTCACATTCTCCATGTAACATTTGTTTTTAGTGAATATTACATTATTCAAGGACATGAAGGATATGTGTAAAACGTACATATTAGCAAATAAGGGCCGATTTAAAAATAAATTCTTATTTCATCTATTTCCATTAGAgatgcacaaaaaaaaaaaaaaaccgattttGGACTGACGCGGAACCGGTTCCTACCCTACCCGACCCACGGGTACATATCAGTTCCAGACCCGGGTGTAACAAAAGGAACCGAATCGGACCCGACCCGGAACCATCGGACCCGGTTCCATCTCTACCCGGTCAAAACCCAGACCCGAACCGGCCAAAACCCGAAAAAGAACCAGCCAAAAACCCGAACGTACCGGAACCGGTTCCTACCCTACCCGTTTCTTGACTTTGTTATCAAACCCAGACTCGAGTCCTACCCGGTTTTAAGTTCTACAAATACCAGAGTTGTGCATGTATAAATACATACAACACTAATTATACCATATACAGAATAGAATGGAAAGCATCAGTAATTTACAAGACAATTAACTAATTAAGCATGTACAAGTTGTGTTTACTTTTGCATGAAATACAATTTATGGctaattttaatatttatttttgaaTTCCAATTTAAATGCATGTGAATGTTTGTCAGTTTATAAATACACAAGTCACTTTGCATATGGGCCATATACTTGTAAAATCAGGTGATAGTTACCAATCAGGTGAAAATTACAATGTGAACTTGTGAAGTATCACTCACTATATAAACATGTTAAATGTTGCCTGAGATGATCACCACTCTCCACCTCAATGACAGGCCACATGAAAACCAAAATTTTGATTGTTGCTTACCCCACCCAAGGCCACATTAACCCATCCCTCCGTTTCGCCAACCGTCTCGTTAAGTTGAATGTCGATGTCACCTATTGCACTAGTGTTTCCGTCATACGACGCATCGACATACAAAGCACCCATCACGGCCTAACTTTTGTCCCATTTTCTGATGGAAATGACAATGGCATACAACCAACTACTATCTGGCAACAATTCTTCTTAGATTTTTCTACTAATGGTGCTTCTGCTGTCGCAGAAATCATTAGCTCCGCGGCTACGGCAGGCCAACCGTTTGACCACGTAGTCTATAGTAGTGGTGTACCGTGGGCTGCAAAGGTGGCTAATGCGCATGGTCTTGAATCCAGTCTCCTATGGTGCCAAGCAGCCATTGTTTTGAAtatttattattactattttAATGGCTATCAAGATTTGATATCTTGTAACAACAACAACCCAACGTTTCCGATCGATTTACCAGGACTTCCATCATTAACCATCGCTGATTTGCCGTCCTTTATGTTGCCATCCTGTCTCAAGGAACATAAGTTTATTCTGGAATTTATGAAAGACCATGTTGATGTACTCAAGATATCTCCAAGAATACTGGTAAACACTTTTGATGAACTTGAAGTTGAGGCCATGAAAGCAATTGAAAAACTTGTGGTGCTTCCGGTTGGACCTCTGGTTCCATCTGAATTCTTAGATGGAAATGGCTTATCGTACGATTCAATCGGTTGCGATTTGTTTGAAAAACCAGTGGAAGATTATATCAAATGGCTAAACGCGAAGCAAAAGTCATCGGTAGTGTATGTTTCATTTGGAAGTTTGGCGACTTTATCGATAGAACAGGTGGAGGAGATGgcatctgggttggttgaaagtGGCCGGCCTTTTTTATGGGTGATTAGAGATGGTGACCAAGTGGGGAAATTGAGCAAGATAGAGGAACTTAAAAAGCAAGGGATGATAGTGAGTTGGTGTTCTCAGGTGGAGGTATTGACCCACGAAGCAATTGGGTGTTTCGTGATGCATGGCGGGTGGAATTCAACGGTGGAGGCGTTGGTGGCTGGTGTTCCAACTGTCGTGTTTTCTCAATGGTCGGATCAGGCGATCAACGCGAAGATGATTGAGGATGTTTGGAAAACAGGTGTCAAGGTGAAAAGGAGGGAGGGGGATGGAATGGTGGAAAGAAAGGAGATCAAGAGGTGTGTGCAAATGGTGATGGAGGATGAAGAGATGAGGAGAAATGCTGAGAAATGGAGGGAGTTGGCAAGACAAGCGCTCGGTAATGGTGGATCATCGGCCGTCAATCTCCAAGCTTTCGTCGATGATGTTCAAGATAAGACAATAATTTATAAGAATGGTCAAGACGAGCATGTCAAGAAAGGTTTTGAAAGTCAGGAGTCTTAACGCGAGCCGCCTCTCTATCTATTGGAATAAAGGAAAGATTTACCACATCTTACCCCGATCGTACCAATAGCTTTTGTTACAAGTAGGATTTTACTTTGtacgtttgtttgtttgtttgtttagtcaAGACCAACATGTATGGCTAGATTGGTTGATATCACTATCCTTCTTTCTTTCtggaaaaaaaaagaaatggaTTGAAAGGAGCCAAAGTCATTTTAACCTGGTACCAGAAACGAGTTGAAAGACCTCCAACCCATTTCAACATAAACGAGAAAAATAAAAGAACTAAAAAAGAAACTGTGGAAAGAAGCCCAAAGTCACTTCGACCCATTACCAGAAAATGGTTGAAAGGAGCCCAAAGCCATTTTGATCCGTTACCATAAACGTGTTGAACGAAGCCCAGAGTCATTTTGAACAGTTATGGTGTGACCTCGCCTACTTTAAAAGGTTCCTGAGTGCTATGCTGATCACACATCAATCTTGGGACTATTATTGAGTATCTATTAAATTGATAAAAAGAATCTTTTATATGTAATTAAACGTTTGATAAAATCTTGTGTCACCACTTTATATATTATCGTTAACTATTCTTGATCCATTCCCCGATTTAAATTGTTAACTTTGTTGCAATACGTTCAAGTTACATGACCAAATTGTTCAAATGTGATTACAATGGCGAGCTATGGCGAGCTTTTTGTTGTGGCCCATGGCAACTAACAGTTGATGAACGGCtacaaagtaaaaaaaatatttttttataaacttatATTTAAATACACACAACTCTCACACTTCAACACAACTCTCTCAAAACTTATATTTAAACACACACAACTCTTTCATTTCAACACAATTCTCTCAAATTTTATAAAACGTCTACAAGTTCCGATTGACGATTCTCCCACATGCTCGGGTATAGGGATGAGCAAATCCCGATCCCGTCCTGATACCGTCACAATCCCGAATTTCGCCAAAACtgggtaccgataccgataccgaaataCGTCGGTACGGTATGGTATCGGTACGGTagcggtatttgaaggtaaaattcggtattgtaccgatcccgaaaataccgataccgaaaatgccaaaaagtggataccgtTTCCGGTACCGAAAAAATTCGGTACGGTATTTTCGGAATCGGGATCtgata
Above is a window of Helianthus annuus cultivar XRQ/B chromosome 14, HanXRQr2.0-SUNRISE, whole genome shotgun sequence DNA encoding:
- the LOC110908611 gene encoding UDP-glycosyltransferase 75C1-like, whose amino-acid sequence is MTTHHKTKILIVAYPTQGHINPSLRFANRLINLGVDVTFSTSESVIRRIDTQTSHHGLTFAPFSDGHHNGLQPTTTLQQFFSDFSTNGASSVTDIISSAAAAGHRFDHLVYTTVVPWAPKVANEHNLKSTLLWCQPTIVLDIYYYYFNGYQDLISCNNNNPTFPIDLPGLPSLIIADLPSFMKSSCPKEEDYVLPFMKEHIDALKISPRILVNTFDELEMEPLRAIENLVMLPVGPLVPSNNSFSCDLFEKPKEDYINWLNTQPKSSVVYVSFGSMATLSLDQAQVEEMASGLVESGRPFLWVIRDSDQVGKLSNIEVLKKQGMIVSWCSQVEVLNHQAVGCFLMHGGWNSTVEALAAGVPIVAFPLWADQWTNAKMIADVWKAGVKVKQRDGDGMVEGKEIKRCVEMVIEDGEMRRNAKKWRELARQALSNGGSSAINLQAFVDDV
- the LOC110908612 gene encoding UDP-glycosyltransferase 75C1-like, which gives rise to MTGHMKTKILIVAYPTQGHINPSLRFANRLVKLNVDVTYCTSVSVIRRIDIQSTHHGLTFVPFSDGNDNGIQPTTIWQQFFLDFSTNGASAVAEIISSAATAGQPFDHVVYSSGVPWAAKVANAHGLESSLLWCQAAIVLNIYYYYFNGYQDLISCNNNNPTFPIDLPGLPSLTIADLPSFMLPSCLKEHKFILEFMKDHVDVLKISPRILVNTFDELEVEAMKAIEKLVVLPVGPLVPSEFLDGNGLSYDSIGCDLFEKPVEDYIKWLNAKQKSSVVYVSFGSLATLSIEQVEEMASGLVESGRPFLWVIRDGDQVGKLSKIEELKKQGMIVSWCSQVEVLTHEAIGCFVMHGGWNSTVEALVAGVPTVVFSQWSDQAINAKMIEDVWKTGVKVKRREGDGMVERKEIKRCVQMVMEDEEMRRNAEKWRELARQALGNGGSSAVNLQAFVDDVQDKTIIYKNGQDEHVKKGFESQES